In Coturnix japonica isolate 7356 chromosome 11, Coturnix japonica 2.1, whole genome shotgun sequence, the sequence TGTATCTGCAACAACCAGCTGGTAAGACACCGTTTGCGAGGAGCTGGGGAGGTGGTGGTTGTAAGACATGAGGAAAGAAGGGGGACTTAACTTGACCAATCACAGATAAAACTGTATGTTATGAAATAGCCCATTAACGAAACGCTGGCAGTTTCCAACTGAGAAAGCCAAAGCACTGAGTTGGCACATTCTCAAGCACCATCACTCAGGGTCACTCCATCATCATGCCTGATCTCAGAAAGGCTGACATGGTCCATGCTGTTCAGTGAACTGCCTTGATCTTTTGCCTCTGCAGATAGGAGTTTCCTTTGCACAAAGCACGGTCTCTTCCTTTGTTGTGGATCTCAGTAGAGTGACAAGGTCAGGTTTGGTTCCTCATGGGCTGCTCAGGAGCAACGAACCTCTGGCTCAGCCCACCCCCACAGGGTCCTCCCTTCGTCGCAGCTATGACAGACCCTCAACTAGCTGCAGCAAACCTCAGAGgtaaggaaaagctgctttgttGTAACTTGAAGAAGGAGCTTAATGCTTTTGTTCTGTCTAAAAGGGTCTGTGTGGGGCCTGGCCCTAAACAGCATCACTTCCTTTCACAGCAGGGTAAAGCGCAGTTCAGAGAGCGAGAGGCGCAGTCCCAGCAGTGATGAGGACCGGGATGAGAAGGAATCCAAGGCTGAGATCCAGAATCCAGAGGATTACAAAGAGATCTTCCAGCCCAAGAATGTCATCTGTTAGTACCGTGGCTTATTCTGCTTTTGAGTGATGTGGCTAATTCAGAGCAGTAGGCACTAAACTGATTCATCAGCAGTGAACTTTGGTGTATTGTAATAACAGCTTCACCTGTCACCAGAGAGAGTTTAGATGACTTCAGTGTTCTGTGCTTGGACTTTGAACCACAAAGCACACTGGTAAACTTCTGAAGGGTTACCCCTTTACTTGGATGCAGTGATGTCTGGTTGAAGTCTGGCCTAGAATCCAGAGCTCCATTGTAAGCATGGAGCCTTCCTGTCCTGGTTAGATAGCACCACTCTATTACATGGTCTTTTATTTGCGTAGAATTCTGATACATGTAAAACCAGCAGCCTCtgttaaagaaggaaaagtaaaatgttcTGTTAAAGTGCTAATTGTTGTTTAGGAGGCACAGGACAATGCCTAtgtctcattttctgttaatgAGGAAAGTGAGATACTCATAAAGAGTATAAAGCATAAAGGAAgccattattttcatttacttttgtaAATGAGTGTATTTGGAGGTGAATGTTTGTTTCAAAGTGATTTGCTGTGACAGTGTCTTGTGCTTCATAATTCAACTTTGTCCCATCCATGAAGGCTAAAAGCCTTTGGCTAAATTCAGCAATAACGTCAAGGTCTGGAGAAGATAACTGCTTGCTGTATCACTGATTGCCCTAAtcagtggagctgctggagatctCCCAGCTCCAAGGCTGACTTATTACTAATCTGTAGCCTTGGATGActctgtcatttattttcttttctttctccatagCTCGAACTCCTCCTCATACCAATGAGCCCTTTCCAGCCCCCCCAGAGGATGGTGAGTTTGAAAATAACAGCTCGGTGGGGATGGAGTTAATAGTCCTTAGAACAGGAAGAGCTGCACGTATGCAGTAATCACTAATTGCAGACTGGCTTTACAGTGCCTGCACTCTTAAGCCTCTCTTGTGAGCAACAATCCATTCCTacttttctacttctttctgTCTTGATAGAGCCGGTAACTGCAAAGGAAGCAGTGAAGCCTATCCAACCTGTGGAAGTCCAGACCCCGATGCCAAAGCAAGAGCTTGTACGTACAGTATCATCTGTTAATGGCTGTTCACACCCCTGCTGGGTGGTGAATTCTAGAAGTTTGCTATTTTTAATCAAGCTCAttcctcttttaaaaaatagtataaGTGCAGCTTCATTCTTAGTCCATCCACGTGTTTCATCTGAGCAGCAGACTTGAAGACTGGGCCTTCAGCAGATGATGGCTGTATTGCATTTGTTTGCTCCTCATACaatgatatttcttctttcatctcaAGTAAGGGCACTGTGAAGAGAACTCAGGTGCTTCATTTCTGCAGGCACTCAAACTGAGACTGTGACAGCCAAAATCTCAAGCAGCTACTGGGAGACAGGATAGGCTGTTCTGgcttctgcagagctctctcTGTCTTCAGGCTGGCCATGGCCCATTGCCCTAACTTTTGAAGGCAGTAACAGTGACAGCATTCAGCACTTCTGCTGGAGTGTCTGCCTGTTCTTTGCAAACCTTCACTGAGTTGTGATGTGTATTTGAGGGGTACTTCATTGCCTTCTAACCCATACCAGCAAATGGGAATCTGTTttgaggggaaaggaggagagagacTACAGCCATATTCCTGCTGCTTGAACTTCTGTCCCAATTTCTCCCGCAGCCTGAGTCATTTCAGAGGCCACCAATTGCTTCCTCAACTCCTATGCCCAGGGCAGAGCCATCAGTTATTCCTGCAGCCAGAAACGAGCCCATTGGCCTGAAAGCTTCTGACTTCCTACCGGTAAGTATCTTTGGTCAGACATTTCTTTTGGTGTTGCATCAGAAAGTGGCTCCTCTTGGAGGTGCAGAAGGGTCTCTTAGgtgctttctgcagcctgaaGTCAttagcactgagcacagcagcaaaagagcatgtttccttctgctctccttCTGCTCATTTGGTGCTTCCCTTGCCAGCTTGCTCTGCTGCCTCCCAACTGCTTCAACTTGCAGTTCCTGTGGGGTTAGCACCTCAGGGCTGCTGGACCAGCCGGCCCCCTGTTTGAGTGATGGCAGGCTGatgcaaacacagcagtgttGGTCCGTGCTCCTGAGGAATGTGTTATTAAGCCAGGGCACAAGGGCTGGGACAAAGAGGCTGAATGAATACTAGACAGTGATTCATTTAGAAAATTGTTGTGTGCCATACAGCATTATTTCATGACAGCCATTACCTCTTATATCTTGGAGGCCTCTTGGCCCTCTGTACACCAAAACCAGCTCTCACCGAGGACAGAGAAAGCTCTTCCCCTTTCTGTACCATCCTGTTCTGTTATTGCTCCTCTACTCTACTTTCAGGCTCTCAAAAACCAAAGCCAGGCTGAGCTCGTGGATGAAGAAATCATGTCCCAAATCAGGAAAGGCCACAAGACTGTGTGCATGGTGCTCACCAGCCGCCACAAGAATCTGGACACTGTGCGGGCCGTGTGGAGCACCAGTGACATCAAGGCAAGGATGTGGAGAAGCTTGAGGTTAATGaggggagcagctgagcagctccaATGGCTGCTGTGGGACTTTGCCATACAAAAGATGGGATCTTACAGTGCCTGTGCCCAGGGGCGTGTTGCAAAGTGCTGCCGTGTCCCAGCTGGGCTTGAAAGGTCACAAGGAAACATGGAGAGGGTTATCCTCACTTACCTACCATCTCTCAATTTCTTCTACTGTGTTTCTTTGACAAGTGGTATTTATTGCACTAGTCCAGCCTGTTCAGACTTTGCAAtagttttcttctccttctctctcagAACTCCGTGGACTCTGCTGTAGCAACCAATGACCTGTCTGTTGTTGTGGACCTCTTGAACATTGTCAACCAAACAGCGTGAGTGCTGGATCTCTGGGATACCAAAGAGCTTCTGGCTGTGTCAGGACATGCACCTGCCTTGTGTCCAGCTGGCCATTGCAGCATGAAATGCGTGTGCTTATGGTTgcatctccagctctgcagtgccagcaACTGCTGGAGATGTACAGGGCCTTTATTCTGTTGGTAAAGGATGTCTcataagaaaaatcaaagtCTCAGGGCTTCATAAAGTGATTCTGCagggaggaaatgaaatgtCAGAACCTGCTGCTTTCTATCACAAGGGGGAGGTAGTGAACTTGCTCAGTAAACTTGGGCTCAGCTACATGGACATTCCTGCCAGAAACCTTCATTTGTGTCAGCTCAGCTTTGGGAAGCCTCATGCTCTGACCTTGCAacacatgcttttcttttcaggtcACTCTGGAAGTTGGATTTATGCACTGTAGTTCTGCCTCAAATAGAAAAACTTCTCCAAAGTAAATATGAAAGGTGAGGCCACGAGAACACGGTGTGTTCGGTGGGAAAGATGTGGGTGCTGATAGGAGGGCTCCACTGGGCTGAAAGAGATGTGTGGAAAATCACAGCAGATACAGCATGATGCTGGTACAACACCTGGAAGATAACAGTGGAGTGGCCAAGTGAGTGTTAGGAAATGATATGGGAAGAATGTGTGGGCAGGAAGTCCTCATTAGGAGCAGGATGTTTAGGTTTGGTATAAGTGTGTAGGTGAAGGCAGCCAGGAGGGGTCAGATAGATGTAGAGCCAGTGGGCTCTGTGCGCTGATGAGAATAAAACTGTCAACTTGGGACAAGGGGAATTAAATCCTGCAGCAGTCTTGGTTGCTTTGAATCTCATCTTTAGGTGGGAAGGCAGCACATTGCTTAAGATGGGATTTTCTATCCTTTCCTAGGAGGAGAGAGGATCCTGCCAGGTGCCCTCAGCAGGACATGTCTGCTCTTGAGCAGGAAAGTCCCACTTAGGAGGGTGTATACCCTGGGAAAAGGCTTGCTTGTCGGTCTCAGCTCCAACTTAGACAGTACTGGCACTTAGCACTTGTTGCTCTTACCTGCTTGCAAGTGGTGGAGGGAGGGGGTTGAGTCCCAGCCCCCCTCCCCTGATCTGGATGTGTGTGGGAGAGGAATGAAGTTCGGTGGGGTCTGattctctgtttgcttttcagctaTGTGCAAACGGGCTGCACCTCCTTGAAACTCATTCTGCAGAGATTCCTGCCCCTGATCACGGACATACTTGCTGCGCCACCTTCTGTAGGAGTGGACATCTCTAGAGAGGAGAGGTAAGCATTTCCCACCTCCACTTGCTCACTTTCAAACCAGCCTTTCCCTAGTTGAGCTTTGCTCCTTTTCCTCGAGGTTTTGATACTAGACTGGGCATGcctttccttttgtctgcaAATACCAACCCCTCCTGCTCTAAGGAAAAAGCCAAAGActgcttttccctctctctGTGTACTGAGTCATACCTAAACAAAGCTCAAG encodes:
- the KATNB1 gene encoding katanin p80 WD40 repeat-containing subunit B1 isoform X1 yields the protein MAAAVVTKTAWKLQEIVAHSSNVSSLVLGKSSGRLLATGGDDCRVNVWSVNKPNCVMSLTGHTTPIESLQISANEELIVAGSQSGSIRVWDLEAAKILRTLLGHKANICSLDFHPYGSFVASGSLDTDIKLWDVRRKGCIFKYKSHTQAVRCLRFSPDGKWLASAADDHTVKLWDLTAGKVMFEFTGHSGPVNVVEFHPSEYLLASGSSDRTIRFWDLEKFHVVSCIEEEATPVRCVLFNPDGCCLYGGFQDSLRVYGWEPERCFDVVLVNWGKVADLCICNNQLIGVSFAQSTVSSFVVDLSRVTRSGLVPHGLLRSNEPLAQPTPTGSSLRRSYDRPSTSCSKPQSRVKRSSESERRSPSSDEDRDEKESKAEIQNPEDYKEIFQPKNVISRTPPHTNEPFPAPPEDEPVTAKEAVKPIQPVEVQTPMPKQELPESFQRPPIASSTPMPRAEPSVIPAARNEPIGLKASDFLPALKNQSQAELVDEEIMSQIRKGHKTVCMVLTSRHKNLDTVRAVWSTSDIKNSVDSAVATNDLSVVVDLLNIVNQTASLWKLDLCTVVLPQIEKLLQSKYESYVQTGCTSLKLILQRFLPLITDILAAPPSVGVDISREERLHKCKLCYKQLKNISNIVKNRSGLSGRHGSAFRELHLLMTVLE
- the KATNB1 gene encoding katanin p80 WD40 repeat-containing subunit B1 isoform X2 is translated as MAAAVVTKTAWKLQEIVAHSSNVSSLVLGKSSGRLLATGGDDCRVNVWSVNKPNCVMSLTGHTTPIESLQISANEELIVAGSQSGSIRVWDLEAAKILRTLLGHKANICSLDFHPYGSFVASGSLDTDIKLWDVRRKGCIFKYKSHTQAVRCLRFSPDGKWLASAADDHTVKLWDLTAGKVMFEFTGHSGPVNVVEFHPSEYLLASGSSDRTIRFWDLEKFHVVSCIEEEATPVRCVLFNPDGCCLYGGFQDSLRVYGWEPERCFDVVLVNWGKVADLCICNNQLIGVSFAQSTVSSFVVDLSRVTRSGLVPHGLLRSNEPLAQPTPTGSSLRRSYDRPSTSCSKPQRVKRSSESERRSPSSDEDRDEKESKAEIQNPEDYKEIFQPKNVISRTPPHTNEPFPAPPEDEPVTAKEAVKPIQPVEVQTPMPKQELPESFQRPPIASSTPMPRAEPSVIPAARNEPIGLKASDFLPALKNQSQAELVDEEIMSQIRKGHKTVCMVLTSRHKNLDTVRAVWSTSDIKNSVDSAVATNDLSVVVDLLNIVNQTASLWKLDLCTVVLPQIEKLLQSKYESYVQTGCTSLKLILQRFLPLITDILAAPPSVGVDISREERLHKCKLCYKQLKNISNIVKNRSGLSGRHGSAFRELHLLMTVLE